Proteins from a genomic interval of Medicago truncatula cultivar Jemalong A17 chromosome 3, MtrunA17r5.0-ANR, whole genome shotgun sequence:
- the LOC11443043 gene encoding small subunit processome component 20 homolog isoform X1 → MATPAHAQAVKSLNKSPGRRRFVFKSFSDRVDDIDINVYRSLHKVKAEPSEGSSFFRDCLVEWRELNTTEDFISLYEEVIPCTQTLPLVLLHKETLISKLLSRLHMKARLSLEPILRLIAALSRDLLDEFIPLFPRIVDSLASLLESGADREPDIIEQIFTSWSYVMMYLQKYLIRNPSEVLKVTSKLRYYPKEYVRQFMAEAMSFVLRNAPDVQLKRGIERVITEVAKKPSPFRESGVELLLYNIMKGYSSRFHSKAERVLQLLTSKTIYHIGDGDDQGKDGDDQGKDGDDQESSTILNIIKSVFKKLCETTEPKELNLVWSCLYNEVHECVTTENIGHLRRILSVLVSAIKVQKGQNVSDYKPMLELVLLLVRSYITPLGVTESQEDICLVDRILKLMLATLDGLCSDSNKSMISECATQWAPIFKSRSSSLLRFIEKLLQKDLCLFAFRSKVISAINELMEISEEKVIQLFQSFCEKMQLDIRGPDFLDRESEEALARICNHLEGTIRSWIEKINNIGHADVSCEIDERKVALLWGVVNCYSHMSIVDAVPSLLVDLMDAVDQLLTVKAVHIADMSKEAWESIIGASLSSFNRLCYDSNLGADETKKFLSFAKRYKSSPHVLPAVAGYLESKYGSSLEETGCRVYHPELEEMIAESVAAFADNLCHSDKEVRISTLKILCHYKSLGEEISSVDQSAAKKRKIEVSPTSIVDNVGNNPLLVLLSIETTPVSISTSRSIQRLISKIQMDLSAGRIANVYAPLVLSGLFGILNNQFSYLWDPVLECISVLVSLYFSLVWNTLIDYLERCQATRESSSSLHDSANGASFDQPAGLLGCFKLFVHHESDCTPSGTILTLLLQALQKIPTVIEPRSRQFIPLFLKFLGYNTLDLASVGLFDSHACKGKEWKLILKEWLNLLKLMKNPKSFYLSQFLKEILQNRLIEEDDPEIQFRVLDCLLIWKDDYFLPYTEHLINLISYKITREELTTWSLSRESKMIEECHRAYLVPLVIRLLMPKVRKLKGLASRKKASICHRKAILSFIAGLDTTELPLFFALLIKPLQIVEKTDGPANLFWTLPIGCTSEFQASSLLEYFTLDNIATLSWKKKYGFLHVIEDIVGVFDELHIRPFLDLLVGCVVRLLESCTLSLDNVNLNGVSSNQHNSSTSPITLSGESVPENQILIGNTSNQLKDMRSLCLKIVSRVVHKYEDHEFGSDFWDRFFSSAKPLINKFKHEAASSEKPSSLLSCFLAMSANHKLVALLCREESLIPDIFSIVSVNSASEAIVYCVLKFVENLLSLDNQLDYEDSSAHKVLLSNIEVLMDSICCLFGSDNAAKRKLIKSPGETVIRIFKFLPKYIKEAEFAKRFVDILLLFLEKKTQSSDVCIEVLQVIQNIIPILGNGSTAKILSAVSPLYISAELDMRLRICDLLDVLVASDASVLTVANLLRQLNTTSTLGWLDHDVILNAYRIINTDFFRNVQVEHALLILSHCVLDMSSEETTFVSSAQSSLLSFVDFSALILLQEGSNEQELSVIQNTDGCWTKSCIQRIIKKFFLKHMADAMDGPLAVRKGWMKLLSQMALKVPDVSNLKSLIVLCNEDGEADFFDNIADSVIRKRVKALSLFRNVISTNKLSEFITEKVFMRLFFNMLFDEKEVKVDHLKIACIETIASVAGQMGWNSYYALLNKCFQGASRSPDKQKLFIRLICSILDKFHFSELSHTEEPTSVGVSDIRITDTVSSASLGNFGASGVNTDIQTCLYKVVLPKIQKLMDSDSERVNVNISLAALKLLKLLPGDLMDTYLPTIVHRISNFLKSHLESIRDEARSALATCLKELGLEYLQFIVKVLRSTLKRGYELHVLGYTLHFILSKCLSSAICGKIDYCLGDLLSVIENDILGVVAEQKEVEKIASKMKETKKKTSFESLKFVAQNVTFKSCALKLLAPMTAHLQKHVTQNVKGKLENMLHSIAAGIESNPSVDQTDLFVFIYRIVDDGLKNEIGRHESKLLKSEDKDRRTNTKRIFSGSAVASGLLCSHLITVFGIRILHKRLKGLKQVVEDEKTLSLLDPFVKLFSDGLCSKYEDILSASLGCLTVLVKLPLPSLQEHAERIKSAVLDIAQSSVNSSSPLMQSCLTFLTMLLRKTKISLTSNQIHILIQLPIFLDLERNPSLVALSLLKSIVKRKLDDVPEIYDIVTRVAELMVTSQMESIRKKCSKILLQFLLDYRLSQKRLQQHLDFLLSNLSYEHSTGRESVLEMINAIIVKFPPNILDEQSQTFFLHLVVRLANDSDDIVRSMSGAAIKKLIGSVSPNSLDSILKYTLSWYLGDKQQLWGAAAQVLGLLIEVIKKGFLKHIDCILPVTCRILQSALHAVTNRHESFEVESTIPLWKEAYYSLVMLEKMIHEFHDECFAKHLEDIWEAICEMLLHPHSWLRNKSVRLIALYFAHVVNSENDQSSTSSYFMMTPSRLYLIATSLCCQLKMPLIDDADSNLMTQNIVFAICRVHSLMRQTACIDPPAFWSALEQHEKDRFLKAFDLINARKERSMFVSSSLTSSSSSVCEDSSQLNVNNTQYTLVSLLLKKMGKIALQADAIQMGIVFNSFGKIMAQIQIISKDDCLNYAHVVLLPLYKVSEGFAGKVIADDLKKLADDARGKIEHILGTQNYVQVYNLIRKNLSSKRNKRKQEEKLMAVTNPMRNAKRKLKISAKHRANKKRKITSLKMGKWRH, encoded by the exons ATGGCGACACCGGCACACGCTCAAGCCGTCAAGTCTCTCAACAAATCCCCCGGTCGCCGCCGTTTCGTT TTTAAGTCTTTCTCTGATAGAGTAGATGATATCGATATCAATGTCTATAGAAGTCTTCATAAAGTCAAAGCTGAACCATCTGAAGGTTCCTCTTTTTTCAGAGACTGCCTTGTAGAATGGAGG GAATTGAATACCACAGAAGATTTTATTTCATTGTATGAAGAAGTCATACCTTGTACACAAACATTGCCGCTGGTGTTGTTGCACAAGGAAACTTTAATCTCAAAGCTTCTTTCTCGGTTGCACATGAAGGCAAGGCTATCCCTTGAACCAATTCTCAG GTTAATTGCAGCTTTATCTAGAGATCTCCTAGATGAATTTATTCC GCTATTTCCAAGGATTGTTGATTCTTTAGCATCTCTTCTAGAAAGTGGTGCTGATAGGGAGCCAGATATAATTGAGCAG aTCTTCACGTCATGGTCATATGTTATGATGTATCTGCAGAAATATCTAATACGCAACCCATCAGAGGTGCTTAA GGTCACATCAAAATTGAGGTACTATCCAAAGGAATATGTTCGACAATTCATGGCAGAGGCAATGTCATTTGTTTTGAGAAATGCCCCAGACGTGCAGCTCAAAAGAG GAATTGAAAGAGTCATCACTGAGGTAGCGAAGAAGCCATCTCCATTCCGAGAGTCTGGTGTTGAATTATTgctttataatattatgaaaggATACTCATCAAGGTTCCATTCGAAAGCAGAGCGAGTGTTACAATTATTAACAAGCAAAACAATTTATCACATTGGTGATGGAGATGACCAAGGCAAGGATGGGGATGACCAAGGCAAGGACGGAGACGACCAAG AGTCAAGTACCATTTTGAACATCATAAAATCCGTGTTTAAGAAATTATGCGAGACGACGGAACCCAAAGAGTTGAATTTGGTATGGAGTTGCTTATATAATGAAGTGCATGAATGTGTTACTACCGAAAACATCGGACATTTAAGACGCATTTTATCAGTGCTAGTCTCAGCTATTAAGGTGCAAAAAGGGCAAAATGTGTCCG ATTATAAGCCCATGCTTGAACTCGTCCTCTTGCTTGTGCGGTCATATATCACACCTTTGGGAGTTACTGAGTCACAAGAAGATATATGTTTAGTTGatagaattttgaaattaatgttGGCCACTCTCGACGGGCTGTGTAGTGATAGTAATAAATCAATGATATCCGAGTGTGCTACCCAGTGGGCTCCAATTTTTAAATCACGAAGCTCAAG TTTGCTACGGTTCATCGAAAAACTGCTACAGAAGGATCTCTGTTTATTTGCTTTCAGAAGTAAGGTTATAAG TGCAATAAACGAGTTAATGGAGATTTCAGAGGAAAAGGTCATACAATTATTTCAATCCTTCTGTGAGAAAATGCAATTGGATATACGAGGCCCAGACTTTTTAGACAGAGAAAGTGAAGAAGCATTAGCTAGGATATGCAATCATTTGGAAGGGACTATCCGTTCTTGgattgaaaaaataaacaatattggACATGCCGACGTTTCTTGTGAAATTGATGAAAGAAAGGTAGCACTGCTATGGGGAGTTGTGAACTGCTATTCTCATATGTCTATTGTTGACGCCGTTCCATCCTTGTTGGTGGATCTTATGGATGCGGTAGATCAGCTTCTGACTGTTAAAGCTG TCCATATTGCAGATATGTCTAAAGAAGCATGGGAAAGCATTATAGGTGCTTCACTAAGTTCTTTCAACAGATTGTGCTATGACAGTAACCTTGGAGCTGATGAAACCAAAAAGTTTCTAAGTTTTGCAAAACGATACAAGTCATCTCCACACGTGTTACCGGCTGTTGCTGGTTATTTGGAAAGCAAGTACGG ttCTTCTTTGGAAGAGACTGGGTGTAGAGTGTACCATCCAGAACTTGAGGAAATGATTGCAGAGTCAGTGGCAGCATTTGCGGATAATTTGTGCCATTCAGACAAGGAGGTTCGCATTTCAACTCTTAAAATACTCTGTCACTACAAATCTTTGGGCGAGGAAATTTCTTCGGTGGATCAGTCAGCTGCGAAGAAAAGGAAAATCGAAGTTTCACCAACTTCCATTGTGGATAACGTAGGAAATAAT CCTCTGCTGGTTCTTCTGTCTATTGAAACAACTCCAGTTTCAATTTCTACAAGCAGAAGTATCCAACGATTGATTTCCAAGATACAGATGGACCTATCTGCTGGAAGGATTGCCAATGTTTATGCACCACTTGTTTTGAGCGGGTTATTTGGCATCTTGAATAACCAATTTAGCTATCTCTGGGATCCTGTATTAGAATGCATTTCTGTCTTGGTTAGTCTATATTTTTCACTCGTGTGGAATACCCTTATCGATTATCTGGAAAGATGTCAAGCAACAAGAGAGAGCTCTAGCAGCTTGCATGATAGTGCCAATGGTGCATCGTTTGATCAGCCAGCTG GTTTACTTGGttgtttcaaattatttgtCCATCATGAATCTGATTGCACACCATCCGGAACAATATTGACATTATTGTTGCAAGCATTACAAAAAATTCCAACTGTAATTGAACCTCGCTCCCGGCAATTCATTCCCCTTTTTTTGAAGTTCTTAGGATACAACACTCTTGATCTTGCAAG CGTGGGATTGTTTGATTCTCATGCTTGTAAAGGAAAAGAGTGGAAGCTCATCTTGAAGGAATGGCTAAACTTGTTGAAACTTATGAAAAATCCCAAGTCATTTTACTTGAGCCAATTTCTTAAGGAGATTCTGCAGAATAG GCTTATAGAAGAAGACGATCCTGAAATACAGTTTAGAGTTCTTGATTGCCTATTAATATGGAAAGATGATTACTTTTTACCATATACCGAGCATCTGATAAACTTGATTAGTTACAAAATTACAAGGGAAGAACTAACAACATGGAGTTTATCAAGAGAATCTAAAATGATTGAAGAATGTCACCGAGCTTATCTTGTGCCATTGGTTATCCGTCTCTTGATGCCAAAAGTAAGAAAGTTGAAAGGACTTGCATCTCGAAAG AAAGCAAGTATTTGTCATCGGAAAGCTATTCTGAGTTTCATAGCTGGGCTTGATACAACTGAGCTGCCACTTTTCTTTGCATTACTGATAAAGCCGTTGCAAATAGTAGAGAAAACTGATGGGCCTGCTAACTTGTTTTGGACTTTACCTATAGGTTGCACTAGTGAATTTCAAGCATCTTCTTTGTTAGAATATTTTACTTTGGACAATATCGCAACCCTATCCTGGAAAAAGAAATATGGCTTCTTGCATGTTATAGAAGATATTGTTGGAGTTTTTGATGAATTGCATATTAGACCTTTTCTTGATTTGCTGGTGGGGTGTGTTGTTCGGCTGTTGGAGAGTTGCACATTAAGTCTTGACAACGTAAATCTGAATGGGGTTTCTTCAAATCAACACAATTCTAGCACCAGCCCAATCACTCTTAGTGGGGAAAGTGTGCCAGAAAATCAAATCCTG ATTGGCAATACGTCAAATCAGCTCAAAGATATGAGATCTCTGTGCCTGAAAATTGTTTCCCGTGTTGTCCATAAGTACGAGGATCATGAATTTGGTTCTGATTTTTGGGACAGATTCTTTTCTTCGGCAAAACCCCTGATTAATAAATTCAAACACGAGGCTGCTAGTAGTGAGAAACCAAGTTCATTGCTATCTTGCTTTCTGGCCATGAGTGCAAACCATAAGCTTGTAGCACTATTATGCCGGGAAGAAAGTCTCATACCTGATATATTTTCCATTGTTTCTGTCAATTCGGCTTCTGAGGCTATTGTATATTGTGTTCTGAAGTTTGTCGAGAACTTGTTAAGCCTTGACAATCAGTTGGATTATGAAGACAGTTCTGCCCATAAAGTTTTACTTTCAAATATTGAAGTGCTTATGGATAgcatttgttgtttgtttggaaGTGACAATGCAGCCAAGAg AAAGCTGATCAAATCTCCTGGGGAGACAGTTATAagaattttcaaatttctaCCCAAGTACATCAAGGAGGCAGAGTTTGCAAAGCGATTTGTGGACATACTGCTTctgtttttggaaaagaaaacacaaagTTCTG ATGTCTGTATTGAAGTTTTGCAAGTCATTCAAAATATCATACCCATATTAGGAAATGGAAGCACCGCTAAAATTTTGAGTGCTGTTTCTCCTTTATATATTTCGGCTGAGTTGGATATGCGTTTGAGAATATGTGATCTTCTTGATGTTCTCGTAGCATCTGATGCATCTGTACTCACAGTG GCTAATCTTCTTCGTCAGCTGAATACGACATCTACTTTGGGTTGGCTTGATCACGATGTTATTTTGAATGCTTACAGAATCATCAATACCGATTTCTTCAGAAATGTTCAAGTGGAACATGCATTACTTATTTTATCACACTGTGTGCTTGACATGTCCTCGGAAGAAACAACCTTTGTATCTAGTGCACAGAGTTCATTGCTatcttttgttgatttttctgCACTTATCCTTTTGCAAGAAGGAAGCAATGAACAAGAGTTGTCTGTAATACAAAACACTGATGGTTGTTGGACAAAATCATGCATCCAGCGTATTATAAAGAAATTTTTCTTGAAGCATATGGCAGATGCTATGGATGGACCACTTGCTGTTAGAAAG GGATGGATGAAGTTGTTAAGTCAAATGGCTTTGAAGGTCCCAGACGTGTCAAACCTTAAATCACTCATAGTCCTGTGCAATGAGGACGGGGAAGcagatttttttgacaatatagcCGACTCAGTG ATCCGTAAGAGAGTGAAGGCATTGTCACTGTTTAGGAATGTTATCAGTACGAACAAATTATCAGAG TTTATCACTGAAAAAGTGTTCATGCGACTCTTCTTCAACATGCTGTTTGACGAGAAAGAAGTAAAGGTTGACCATTTGAAAATTGCATGCATCGAGACCATTGCTTCTGTAGCTGGTCAGATGGGATGGAATTCATACTATGCACTATTGAACAAATGTTTTCAGGGAGCATCCAGGAGTCCAGACAAACAGAAACTCTTTATACGCCTTATCTGTTCTATTTTGGATAAATTTCACTTTTCAGAACTTTCTCACACTGAAGAACCTACTTCTGTTGGCGTTTCTGACATTAGGATAACCGACACTGTTTCGTCAGCTAGTTTAGGCAACTTTGGTGCTTCTGGTGTGAACACAGATATACAGACGTGCCTCTATAAAGTTGTGCTTCCTAAGATACAAAAGCTGATGGATTCTGATTCAGAAAGGGTCAATGTAAATATCAGTCTTGCTGCGTTGAAACTACTTAAGTTACTTCCAGGTGATTTGATGGACACATATCTTCCAACTATCGTTCATCGAATTTCAAACTTCTTAAAGAGTCATCTAGAAAGCATTCGTGATGAAGCCAGGTCTGCATTGGCTACTTGTTTGAAAGAACTTGGATTGGAATACTTGCAATTCATTGTTAAGGTTTTGCGATCAACTTTAAAGCGAGGATATGAACTTCATGTCCTAGGATACACACTGCATTTTATTCTGTCCAAGTGTCTTTCGAGTGCCATTTGTGGAAAGATAGATTACTGTTTGGGGGATCTCCTTTCTGTCATAGAAAATGACATTCTCGGAGTTGTTGCTGAACAGAAGGAAGTGGAAAAGATAGcttcaaaaatgaaagaaacaaagaagaaaacatCATTTGAAAGCTTGAAATTTGTGGCCCAAAATGTAACATTCAAAAGCTGTGCACTAAAGCTACTTGCACCAATGACTGCTCATTTGCAGAAGCATGTCACACAAAATGTTAAaggaaaattggaaaatatgtTGCATAGTATAGCTGCTGGTATTGAAAGCAATCCATCTGTAGATCAGACTGATCTATTTGTCTTTATTTATCGCATTGTTGATGATGGCTTAAAGAATGAAATTGGTCGGCATGAGAGTAAGTTGTTAAAATCGGAAGATAAGGATAGGCGTACTAACACCAAAAGAATTTTTTCAGGGAGTGCAGTTGCTAGTGGCTTATTATGCTCACACCTTATAACAGTGTTTGGTATCAGAATATTGCATAAACGCTTGAAGGGCTTAAAACAggttgttgaagatgaaaagACCTTGTCTTTATTAGATCCTTTTGTCAAGCTATTTAGTGATGGTTTGTGCTCGAAGTATGAGGACATATTGTCTGCTTCCCTTGGATGCCTTACTGTACTGGTAAAGTTGCCTTTACCATCCCTTCAAGAACATGCTGAGAGAATAAAGTCTGCTGTATTGGATATTGCCCAAAGCTCAGTGAACTCTAGCAGTCCTTTAATGCAGTCATGTTTGACATTTCTGACTATGCTTTTGAGGAAAACTAAAATTTCCCTCACCTCTAACCaaatacatatactaattcagcTTCCAATATTTCTGGACCTTGAAAGGAATCCATCTTTGGTGGCCCTATCACTTCTAAAAAGTATTGTCAAGCGCAAGCTGGATGACGTACCTGAGATATATGATATTGTTACTAGGGTTGCTGAATTGATGGTGACAAGTCAAATGGAATCTATTCGCAAAAAATGCAGTAAAATTTTGTTGCAATTTTTGCTTGATTATCGACTTTCACAAAAGCGTTTGCAACAACATCTGGACTTTTTGCTCTCGAATTTGAG TTATGAACATTCGACTGGACGGGAATCTGTTCTCGAAATGATTAATGCTATTATAGTCAAATTTCCTCCAAATATTTTGGACGAGCAATCACAAACTTTTTTTCTCCATTTGGTAGTTCGCTTGGCAAATGACAGTGATGATATTGTTCGTTCTATGAGTGGGGCTGCTATAAAGAAGCTTATTGGTTCTGTTAGTCCCAATTCACTTGATTCTATTCTTAAATATACCCTTTCTTGGTATTTGGGTGACAAGCAGCAACTATGGGGTGCGGCCGCACAG GTTTTGGGTTTGCTGATTGAGGTAATAAAGAAAGGATTTCTTAAACATATAGACTGTATCTTGCCAGTGACTTGTCGGATCTTGCAATCTGCTTTACATGCAGTCACAAACAGGCATGAAAGCTTTGAGGTTGAATCCACCATCCCCCTTTGGAAGGAGGCATACTATTCTCTTGTTATGCTAGAGAAGATGATTCATGAGTTCCATGATGAATGCTTTGCAAAGCACCTAGAG GATATATGGGAGGCAATATGTGAGATGTTGTTGCACCCACACTCGTGGTTACGCAACAAATCAGTTCGTCTCATAGCTCTATACTTTGCACATGTTGTCAACAGCGAAAATGATCAAAGCTCCACAAGTAGTTATTTTATGATGACTCCTAGTAGATTATATCTAATAGCCACTTCTCTTTGCTGCCAATTGAAAATGCCACTTATAGATGATGCTGACAGCAACCTGATGACCCAGAATATTGTCTTTGCCATTTGTCGCGTGCATTCTTTAATGAGGCAAACTGCCTGCATAGATCCCCCTGCCTTCTGGTCTGCTCTTGAGCAACATGAAAAGGATCGATTTCTCAAAGCTTTTGACTTGAttaatgcaagaaaagaaagaagcatGTTTGTGTCTTCATCTCttacctcctcctcctcctctgtATGTGAAGACAGTAGTCAGCTTAATGTTAACAACACCCAATATACACTTGTCTCGTTATTACTAAAGAAAATGGGCAAAATTGCCCTTCAAGCAGATGCCATTCAG ATGGGAATAGTCTTCAACAGTTTTGGGAAAATTATGGCACAAATACAGATCATCAGTAAGGATGACTGCCTGAACTATGCACATGTGGTCCTATTACCTCTGTATAAAGTTTCTGAAGGATTTGCTGGAAAAGTGATAGCTG ATGATCTCAAAAAGTTGGCAGACGACGCACGTGGAAAAATAGAGCATATTCTGGGTACTCAAAACTACGTGCAAGTTTATAACCTTATCAGGAAGAACCTCAGCTCTAAAAGAAATAAGAGGAAACAGGAAGAAAAACTCATGGCTGTTACCAATCCTATGCGAAATGCCAAAAGGAAATTGAAAATTTCTGCAAAACATCGTGCcaacaaaaagagaaagatTACATCTTTGAAAATGGGGAAATGGAGGCATTGA